In Granulicella mallensis MP5ACTX8, the sequence CGGCCGATGCACACTCCACCCGAAGCCTCTGCGCTCTGCCGCGGCATACATCACATCTTCCTGGGTGTAGTAGAAGTTCAGCCCCGGCAGGCGCGGCGTGTCCTCGCGGAACGGAGTCTCCGCAGCCGTCTGCCCATAGGACTCGAACGGTCCCAGGTACTGCTTCGTCCCGGTCACCAGGGCTGCGTGCTGCAGGCTCTTCGCACCTTCCAGTCCGGCGAAGACGTTCTCGACGATTCCGCCGTTGACCCGCACATTCTCGGCTTCGGTATCGTGGCGCACCCACGCGCTGATGAAGACGTCCGTAACATCTACACCCTGCAGGGCCTTGCGCACGGCTTCGGCGTCGCGAAGGTCGGCCGCAAGTCCGCGCACGCCGTCTACCACCTGTGCTCCGCGAGAGAGCCCAAGGACCTCCCAGCCGTTACCGATCAATCTCTTCGCCAGGTTCTGTCCTACCACCCCTGTCGATCCCACCACCAAAGCCGT encodes:
- a CDS encoding NAD-dependent epimerase/dehydratase family protein, producing MQKRTALVVGSTGVVGQNLAKRLIGNGWEVLGLSRGAQVVDGVRGLAADLRDAEAVRKALQGVDVTDVFISAWVRHDTEAENVRVNGGIVENVFAGLEGAKSLQHAALVTGTKQYLGPFESYGQTAAETPFREDTPRLPGLNFYYTQEDVMYAAAERRGFGWSVHRPHTIVGFAVGNAMNMGSTLAVYATLCRESGEKFIFPAR